Genomic window (Cuculus canorus isolate bCucCan1 chromosome 15, bCucCan1.pri, whole genome shotgun sequence):
agacctggacaggctggagaagtggggctgtgagaacctcatgggggtcaacaagtccaagtgcaatgtcctacacctgggccggggatgatgtgactgagagctgccctgcagaggacttggggtgctggttgatgagaagctcaacatgaaaaagtttttcatggaaagggtcattgggcactggcagaggctgcccagggaggtggttgagtcaccttccctggaggtgtttaagggaggtgctgaggggtgtggtttagggagtgttaggaatggttggactcgataacccagtgggtcccttccaacctggtgattctatgattctgtgagctggcaacatgcacttgcagcccagaaggccaaccgtattctgggctgcatcaaaggaaacattgccagcaggtcgtgggaggggattctgcccctctattcctcttgtgagacctcatctggagtattgtgcccagttctggaatcactgaatcatagaaccatagaatagcCTGGGTTGGAGGGGACgtcaaagatcatccagctccaacccctctgccatgggcagggacatcccactagaatcctcaacataagaaggatgtggagctgttggaagtggtgaggccctggatGGGcctcggagcccctgatccattgggaggtgtccctgcccacggcaggaggtggaactggatgatctttaagatcccttccaacccagaccgTTCTACCATTCCGTTTCCTACCCTTTCCAGTTGGCCGCGTCGGGGACGCGGTGGCCGCGGCTCCGCCCCGCTCCCGCCGCGCTGCCCGCACTCACCCGTGTAGAAGGCGAGGACGGCGACGGGCGCGCCCAGCAGCTGGTCGCACAGCACCTTGCCGAGCacggcgggcgggcggcggccgGGCAGCGCCCGCTCCAGCGCCCGCAGCCACACGTAGCTGAAGTTGCCGTGGAAGGCGAGGGCCACCAGCGCCACCCGCCGCGTCTGCGCCCAGTCGGGCGGCTGCCCCCGCCACCGCCGCTGCGCCGCGTCCCCCGCCGCGAACAGCCCGCCGTACAGCAGCACGTTGCCCAGCCAGGGGAAGCGGCGCAGCGGCCCGGCCatggccccggccccgccccgggAGCGGCACCGGGCTGCGGGGGAGGGGCTGCTGGCGGGGGCCGGTGGTGATAGGCCGAGGGGCGGAGGGTGTGATCTgcagaggggcaggtttaggctAGGCGTAAGGAGCGATTTCTTCGCTATGGGTGcgatgaggccctggcccgggctgcccagggaagctgtggctgccccatccctggaggggttccaggccaggttggatgggccttggagcccctgatccagtgggaggtgtccctgcccgtggcagggggtggaactggatgggctttagggtcccttccaacccaaacttgttttagccttgagaagagggggctgattggagaccttattgctctttacaactgcctgaaagggtgtggagaggaggtagctgggctcttctccccagtgacagggacaggacaggggaatggcctcgagctgcaccaggggagggtcagactggatgtcaggaaaaaatctttcacataaggggtcattgggccctgtcagaggctgcccggggcggggggcggaatccccatccctgtaggtgtttagaagatgggtagacgaggtgctcagggccgtggtttagtggcagataggaatggttggactcgatgatccgaggtcttttctaacctggtgattttatgattctatgacagcaGAGCATCACTTGGCGCTGTGCACCATTGTAGTAAATGGCACTTAAAGGAATAGGCGTAGGGACCAGGAAATAACCGCAGCCTGAAGGGCCGGTTCCTCGTAGCTTTGTCCTGGGAGGGCGGCAGCCTAGAGGTTTGCGAAGGCCGACGCCACGCTGTCACTGCCATCCGCCACAGCGGGGACTCGAACCTGTGACCCAGCGGCGGCCGCACTTGGTGCGCACGCGCTGGCGCCCCCCCTCGGGGACTGTTCCACTCAGGCGGGACTGTTCCACTCAGGCGGGACTGTTCCACTCAGGCGGGACTGTTCCACTCAGGCGGAGCCGGGGGGGGGTGAGGGCGGGTCAGCGCGGGCCTGCGCCGTTGCCGAGGTGAGtgcggccccgccccgcgcgccgcGGCCTCGTCAGCGCTGCCAGCGTGGAGCCGGGCCGGGAGCGGCCGCGGGCGGCGGCGAGGGGCCATGGACGCCTCCCTGGAGAAGGTGCGCGTGCGGGGGCCGCGGTGAGGGGCCAGAGGGTGCCGGCAGTCCGGGGGGCGCGGGGTCGGTCTCGCTTCCCGGCCCGGATCTGTAAGGAGTCGCCGGGAGACGCTGTAGGAGCGGGGTGTTGGTTGGTTTCCttaaggaggagctggagctcgTTCCCTGGGAGCGTTCGcctcagcaggacaggaggGAGAGCGCTGCCTGACCTGCCTTTGCTCTCCTTTTATGTGGAGGAGCTCGCAGCcctgtttctctctcctgcccGGCGTTTGCCGAACGAAGCGATGTCGGCACTGACAGCGTTTCTTCTGCCGCTGTGGGTCGGTCAGAACCGGCGGCCCCGGAGCTGCCGCACTTGTGGCTCCCGCGGCTCCCGCTGCGCCCCAGAGGCGCGGCCCTGGCGGGGAGGGGAGCGGCTGCCGCTCCCGCCGTGTCGCCGCTGCTGCCGGGCTCTGAGGGCGCTGCTTTGGTACTAAATGTGCTTAAGAGTCGTTGCTGTATCCCTTCCTTTCATGTTATTCACTGTACGCAACGCGTGCAGTTTTACCTTACCTTTGGAGTTGGCCTGAGAAGTTTGAATGGGATGTGCTGTAGTGAAATGAATAGTAAGGGAATTCGGGAAATAACTTTCTGGTCTTTTGAGAGCTCATTTGGAGTATGTTGTATTGTGTTCTGGagttctcaacataagaaggatgtggagctgttgtccagaggaggctacaaggatgatccgagggctgttccatccgaggacaggctgagagagttggggttgttcagcctggagaagagaaggctcccaggagatcttacagtgaccttccagtacctgaaggggctacaagaaagctggagaggggctgttcacaaaggcctgtggggataggatgaggggcaatgcagataaactggagaggggcagatttagactggacataaggaggaatttcttcatgatgagagtggtgaggccctggcccaggctgcccagggaagctgtggctgccccatccctggaggggttccaggccaggttggatgggccctgggccctgatccagtgggaggtatccctgcccatggcagggggtgggactggatgggctttaaggtcccttccaacccaaactattctgtgattctatgtcaTAAATTAGTTAGTAGCAAAATGGTTTGATAAGTCCCAGTCTGTGAAGAATACAGCGTGAAAGAGTATTTGGGCGTTACAGAGTATTTGGTGGCCTTTGAAAGCTGAAGTTCTTTACTAGTGCTGAGCAAAGTTATAATGACTGCAGCTTGTTCTGACAAGTTTTAATTACTTAAATCAAACTTAATTGAATATATTAGTTTGGAATATGGTCTTTATCAACTGGACAGAAGCAGTAAAAATGGTACGATATGtagttttttaaagaagaaggCACATTAGTACTGGGCGAGTGTCCTGTAGTACTGACAGAGCTTGTATACACTTGGTTTGATTAGGTCATCATAAGGAGCTTTAAAAACACTGTGGAAACATGAAACACCTGAATTTCTTACCAGAATAAAAGTCTATGTTTTGGTTATTTGTATTCTTCATGTAGGATATAGTCTGTAATGGTGATGGCCCTAAGAAAACTAgcatgtttgatttttttcaatatatgcGAATACGTAGATGTGTATGAAGAGTTGTTTGGTTTCCTGGCTCTCATTTaccatgtcttttttttcctcatgtatGCTAAAAGCTGTGGTCCTCTGTACGTTAGCATATCAATACAATTATTGTCTTTTGGCCGCTTAGCAGTTAGTGCCCTCCTGAAATAGTCTTTGATTAAGATTGTTATAAGTTGATACAATCTGCGCTGTTTCTAGCCTTGAGCATGATATATCAGAAGTCTTCTTCCTAAATGAGTTTGAAATTCATCCAAGTTGGGACATGTATGTCCTCAGAGAATGTGTGTGCACTTACCTTGTGCTTGTTTAAGCATTGTCATAATACATCTGAAACTGCCTTTTATTTGAACCCTGGATTCTGTCCTTATGTACTTATACGTGTAGCTTATTGGGGTGTTAGCGATAAGTACTTTTAAACTTGTTTAAAACTTGTcaaaattttggggttttaatAATAAAGAAGGCATTTTGGCAGAATCACCTAATTATCTGTAACGCATGGTGACGTTGCATGACAACAGTCATTGGGTTCTTGCAAGTAGGAATTTCTTGCTGTCTCTAGAGCAGTGTCTTCcctaaacatgaaaaaaaatgttctggcTTCTCTCTTAGCCTgtgattttatcttttgttaCTGCATTAATTACCACAACATCCTGGTAACTTTACGGAAAACTCGTGACACTGGAGCTGCATGCAGATCCTGCTGCACGTCAGGGAAGTGATAAAGATTAAAAGAGCAAACACCTATAGCAGAAGCTTTGTGGTCATACGGTGCCATTTTCATTCAAGCCTCACAGTCATAACTggctggtttttttgtttgttgtctAAAACCTTTTGTGGCCTGAAGAATAAAGACATTGTTCTTGTGGCTGAAGAATACTGATATAGTTTAAGATTAATTTACCAGTTTTTAGTTTTTGATGTTAAAACTTTCTTCTAGACAAACAATAATGTAGTGGGGAAAAGAAGCAAACTTGTCAGGAAATATGTAACCAGCCACACCTGTGAGTTTCTTGCACACACAATAGTTTGTGCATAGACTGTTTAAAAATCCTCTCTCTTACATTAGGAGTACAGCCtactgaaacacaaataaagTTTGTAAAACATTGGTATATGATGCAACATTCTCCTTTTTGAATTTGTAATCAACATTCAGTCTTGCCATAACCGGTGAATTGTCCCTTATCCTTCCGCAGTTGCCAAATGACCTCAAGGTGTAACATACTCCTTATAAAGCCAGAAACAGCTCGCATTTCAGAGggcttaaaaaataataacagggAACTAACCACATATCAAACCTATTGCAAGTTAACCTTAGTGAATTGAATTAATAAATTTTGAAGGCAACAAACAGTAAAGCAGGCCAGTGAATGTCAGGGTGTTTGGAGGGCTTAAGGAGTCAGGAGATGTCAGGTTGCTGAATGGACACCTCAAAGGAAGAAGCTGTGGCTGGTGCTTCATTAGAGCTTGAAAGAACACTGCACGTCTTGTAACCCACCTGGTCAAAGGATTGCCTGAGCTTGATTAGAGTCAGATCCTGTGATACCAGGGGAAGGCCTGAGTGCAGAAACTAAGGCTAATACACTGTCTAATGCAGGTGTTTTAACCCCCTCAAAAAGTGTGGTGTTTTGTGATTCACAAGGTATTCAAGAACTCATCTGCCAGTCTTACTAAAACCAGTTCAAGAACATGAAAAAAGTACTTGATTATTAGTGGGTGGACTTTACACACACTTGATCTCATTTACAGACTAAACTAAAGAAGTGTACTTTATGATGACATATTGTTAAAGTGTGTTCAGAAACCTTTCTTGACTGAGCGCTTTCTTGTTAAAACCTTGCCACACCTATTTTATTGCTGCTTAAAATAAGTAGTTAGGCTTCTGCTTCCTATCTCCATGCCCTTACTGATGTGAACAGAGGAGGAAGCACATATGAAATATAGTATTCAGCAGTAaaagagtttggttttttttcttcccataattcaaagaagaaaataagttgCTACATATCCACTTAGCAGTTGGAAAAAAGGGGAATCATTTTTCACTTAAACCCACATTGGAATTCAAAGACTTGCTGGATTTCATAGCATTTTATGGAGCTTGGCGTAACTGAAACATGAAAGATATCATCTGGCAGAGTGTGATacctttcacattttctgaagGTTCTAGATGGCGTCTAATCTTTAAATGGATAAATGTTCCTGTCCAGTTCTCTTGTGTCAGTGTCACAAGCTCCTGCCATGCTTCTAGGATTAAAGTTCATGAAAGAGACTTCTTCAAAACAAGAGCAGTTCTTTGGAAAATACTACTTACTCATCTCTGAACATGTCACTGGTTCAGGGGAAATAAGTTgttcaatgattttttttctttaagctctTCTGTCTTGACAAGCTCTCTAACAAGTGTCTGTTGTTACCTGGTTTCAGCAGTGAATTCAGGATATGACCTGTTTTGTGTAGCTAGAGTGCTGCCCCTGCTGGAGGAGAGGCCTCTTGTGCATGGCAGGCTGTCTTAAGCTGCCTGCTGCAGGTCCGTTTTGCCCTTTTGTCGAGTTAAAGGGCATCTCTCCAGTTAGTTAAGCTGGAAAATTGGTTTACCAGAAATAGGTAAAAATAGATTTACAAGAGTATTTGGATTAGGTGTTTTGTCATCTGTTTTGAAAACTACTAAAAAGTGCAGCAGGGAAACCTGAATGGGGAAATGGTAGGGAAAACTGCCATTTTTTCTGCCATTGCTAGAGCAGTCTTAACTGATATCTTCTTGTGTTTTCTAAGAGATGTTGGCTTTTTAAATCTCTCGTAGACGCTATTACTTGAACACATTTGAATACCTCTTAGTTGAACTGctaatccaaaaaaaaaaaaaacaaaactaatgaaCTGTCAGTTTATGCCAGTTTCCCCcaaatttccttcaaaatgcTGAATGACCTAAGACCTGCCTTGATCAGATTTTTACATAAAAGGGAATAGTAGGAATTTTATTGCTGGTATAgaataattataaaaagaaaaaatcttttactTGGGCTAAAAtgacacacattttttttagcCAGAGCATTATAATGAGCAGTTACTTGAATGTCTTGCACTTCTCAAATCCTTCTTGCCTTCTGATGCTCTTTTGTTCGTTGGTCATCAGGCTCCAAAAGAGGTATCTAGAAATTGAGGAGGATTTTGGAAAATcttgtgaacaaaaaaaaaaaaaaaaaaaaaaaaaagcatttatctgTAATAACAGTGATCTGGATTTTAGCTTTTGGGTTATTTTAGGTTAGTAATAGGTTCTCATTTTGTATACTTTGAGTTCAGGATATACAACAAAGAATCTGCCTGATGCATTAATTGCTATTGAGGATGTTGTGGGGACAGTAGCAAGATAAATGTGTTGTGGTCTTCTCTTAAAAGTTATTATCTTTTTCCCTGAAAGATGGTCGACCCGACTCTagcagaaatgggaaagaatcTGAATGAAGCAATGAAGATGCTGGAAGACAACCAAAAGTATGTGCACAGAGTAACAACTACAAAAGCAGTAGCTCTTTGTGCTAAGGGGAGGATTGTTGATATCACTGATGTTATGCAGCAAGTAACTTATTTTCCTAGTACTTTAAGGCCATATTGTCATTCTGAAGCTTTCACCTATAGAAATCACCATTGTTTCTCAAATGATGGGATTTTTATGTACGTTCTATAATATTCAGAGTAAGTACAGCaagtctgtttttttcagagttgttagttggtttttttcccttgttgctATGCGGGTGACTTTTAATACCAATATATATGTAACTCTTCTGTAAGTTTGTACGTTTTCTGTTAAAGAACTTCAAAAACCCAAAATCTAGGAACCTTTTAATTCAGTCTGAGCTGAACTTTTATATTGGTCTTACCTGATTTATTTATGAAACTGTTGTCAGTGAAATAAGTTACAGACATGTCAGTGTGTATTTCTGCAAGTCAAAGTTAACCACATATTTGATGTCATAAGCAAAAATAGTTTATTCTTATGTCTTTAACTTAGAAaagtggaggaggaaaatgaaaagaagtatGCGCGGAAGGATATTCCTGGACCACTCCAAGGCAGGTAGGCACAAAAAGTTTTAGATAATGCTCTTTTACTTTTCAGAATATGTAAAACACGCATaacatgtttgttttccaaGCAACTTCTGTATTAATGCAAACATGAACATTTACTAAGCCAGGCATTATATCAACTTTTTCCATGCTTAtgtaggggggaaaaaaaaaaaaaccaacaaaaaaaattgtcatcATAGCAGCTATTTCCATAGTCgcataggggaaaaaatattgcttgtcCTTGGTGACTGAAATTTTGAACTGTTGGGATCTAATGAAGTATTGGTGGATACAGCTGGGATTGAGACTTAAAGTAAATACAGATAAATTTGTGCTGTAGATTAGAGGTTCATTAAAATgcccagattttaaaaaaaatagtaataactGAGACTGCTAACAttgaaaacctaaaaaaaaataaaaattcagattttagtAGATTTTTCCCATGAGTCTGAATTCGTACTTACTGAAGTGTCCTACTATCATTAACTTTTGTATTAAATTATTCAGCAACCTTTTAGTAGTtgatctgcttttctgaaagcaaggaACTGGTTTTGTTGCTATACTCATAATTCTGTAAAAGTGCAGTGTTGCCTTCCTGTCTCATGATGCAGTGTCCCAAGTCTCTTCCTTAGATGCTGGTACttaccttttgtttttttctgatgtgttttttgttttcccttccccGGTACACTAGTGGCCAGGATATGGTGAGCATACTTCAGTTAGTTCAGAACCTAATgcatggagaggaggaagaggaaactTCCCAGGCCTACCGGTAAAGCCAACGTGATTTGTTGTATGTGGAAGATGACCTGATTTTGTTATATTCTGATTATTATAGAACTTAAATGTATAAGTGTTTTGAAGTGTAATGATATTGTGCAAccatataattttttaaaggcaaCTTACACAATACGGTGAGCCAGAATAATCCATTGGACTTggctattttaaaattatagagCTTTCATTACTAATAACTAAATCGAGTTATGCAAGGCAATTGTTTCTGATGTGACAGTTCACTTCGGTTCCTACTTTCTGAAAGTTGTATTATGTCTTGAAAGTCTTATAAATCTTTGAATACCAGTATTTTTGTTACCATCTTTCCCTGtagattttaaaggaaaaagaagttttccatttttttgtaaaatggaaatactACTACCTAACCTGTAGAAGATTATTGAAAACtaacatttgaaaaacagtttggatattttaaaaaaacaaacaaacaaaaccaaacaaatcaaaataaacccCAACAAACTAATGAAAACTATGCCTCTAATGTTACTGTTAGTGAGTCTTCTGAGTTTGCTCTGCATGGGGAGAGAAAGGTGTGTGTTTAATGCACTTAAGTCGCAACGCAGATAAGGTGCTTATTTCCAACTTATGCTGGTGGGCTGGCTAAAAAGGAAGCTGAGGTGTTATTGTACACCGCTTGGCCAATTGAAGTGCAGGTGCTTTGACTACAGTGGCACTTCAGTCTGTAAGACACAGTGGCAGGAAGGTGACTGTGGTACGCTTCACTTCTCTCTGCTGAGGTTGTAAAATTTCAAGTCAACAAATTCTACCACTCTACAGTAAAAACACGCAAACCTAAAATTACTGAAACAGTCCCGACTTGTATTCAGCTGGCAATTACTCTGTTCTGTCTTGCAGACTTCAAAATGTTGGTGAACAGGGTCACATGGCTCTGCTGGGACATAGCTTGGCTGCTTATATATCCGTGCTGgacagggaaaggctgagaaaactCACAACAAGGATCCTTTCTGATACTACTCTCTGGCTTTGCAGGCTTTTCAGGTGAGTCACTGAATAACTTACATATGTCTGGGTAGTGATAATAGTTTAAAATGTGTGATTGGGCTGGGGATGTCAACAGAAGAAAGTGCTGTGCCTCAAACTTACAGATATTCTTTGAAAGGTCTGAGACACATCACATCATtgaacgaaaaaaaaaaaaaaaatgggggaggACTTcttgttgaatggcaggaacTTACTAGTACCATGGTTGCCATAGAGGTACTTTTATAAGAGCTCTATATTGGAGCTAAGGGCCAAAGTGCAGTTGCAGGCGTACAGTTGCTCAAGCTTTTAGCTAAAGTCTTGTTTCTCGAGGCTTATGCTTTGTTGATGAGACTTGAGgtacttcatatttttaaaagatgttttcgGTTAACTTCTCCTTTGCCCTTCCTGgatctggtttatttttccaggTATGGTAGGTGGCACTACTGAAATGTACAGTACAGTAAAATCTTTCATAAATGCATGTTTCATTATGTAGCATAGATATCTTAAACTGTTCCGCAAGAGAAGAATGGAAATCAACAGTGTGGGGGTGTTGGAATGGGGGAGGATTCACTGATTAGAagttcccttctttcttcctgaagcaaaaaaatccctgctttcttcctctcattatactgttctctttcagaaaatctTGCCAGTGCTACTGAGGAGaaggtatatttatttttcttagtgcAGTGCAAGATGAAACAGTAAAAATCTAACTGAAGTTAACCCAAATTTAGTTCTTAGGATTGCAAAGCATTGTTCTTAGAATTACGGAGGATTTGTCTTACTTTGACAGGCTCATGTCTATCAGAAAGATTTTATAATTTCAgttattgtctttattttctttgacttaAAGATGTTGAAACCTTGTGCAATGATGAGATTTGAGAAGTTGTGGGTAATCCACCTATTTTTGACAAATGCTTCTAAATGCCATGGCTAACGAAATGAAATAGTTATGTTTTCAACTATACAGTAACATTGCAGTTTTCTTAATAATGGTGTGTATCTATTGGACTGTGATCCCCAAACAAAAGCCCTGAAGAAATACTGTGCTGTGAACTAACTGCTTATACTTGTTGACATTTTCCATGGCTCTGAGCAACATTAGGGGAATTTCCCTTTGCCCATGTTAGATCACAGAACTGTTGTGTAAAGGTGAAGTAAATGTTTGCGTGTGCGTCATTCTGGAGTTTCACTGTGGAATACTCAGCAGTATTTGTGCATCTGGACATCTGTGGTAACCTAAGATGTTTTGGGGCCTTTATGTAAATTTGTTTATAAATGCCTCTCTTAAATTGTGCAAGAACACTGATTTACATGTTGCGCAAAAATGCTAGGAGAAAAATCTAGCTTACCTACCTACTAGTTTCACTgttgctgtttccttttctataGTTAAGACAGCCGAGGGATTGCCCTCATGTGGAACACTTATGAGTGACCTCATCTCTTTTTTTGGTTACTTTGCTCCTGTTTCTTGGCTATAAGTGTTAATGTGCAGCTGATCTGAGTTTGATTCTTAGAAGAGTTAAAAAAGGTGGAGGAGGAGCAAGGTTTGCGCTCTGTAAAGGAAATCCTTAGGAACCtagaagttttttctttcttacattatCTCAGAgtctaaatgaaaatatgtacAAGCATTCCCTTATTGTTAATCTCAGCCTGTCTCATCAGTTTCCTTCTACTCTACTTCAtcctgggaaaataaaagactttATTATCTGTCTTCGTCCTCTTGTGAGCTCTTTTGCTGTTCAGTGTTATTTTAGTCACTGAACTAGCTATTGGTTTTGTTGATGGTAtttactctgcttttcttgcaggTATGAAAATGGATCAGCATATTATCATGAAGATGATCGTGAAGGTCTCCTAAAAATCTGTCGACTTGTTATTCACACACGCTATGAAGATTATACAGTAGAAGGATTTAACGTGCTGTATGCAAGGCAGCCTGTCATATACATTAGTTCTGCAGCTAGAACAGGCTTGGGCCAAGCTCTCTGCAATCAGGTAAAGGGAATCAGTTGGAGATCTACCTGCAAGTAAAGCCTACCTGGCTTCGTATTGCCTACTTGAAATTTAAGTTAAAAGTACATACAGACTCTTCCTGCAAGCGACTGGTACCTGCAGTACAGTCTGGTACTCTCCTGGCAACAGTCTTGTAAATTGGTTGGGGCCAGTGGAGGTTTTCCTTTAGAACCATGTGTCTGCCTGGAACTTCCACTCTTAGAAGTGAAGCATCTTCCAGGTTTTTCCCAGTGCTACTATGTTGACTGAGTATGTGTATCTGCAAGCAAGCTGAGTAGGCTCTCTCTGCGGCTTTCCGGTTCTTCACACGCATTTGCTTGACTAGTGTTATTCATGAGCAGGTTCTCTTGATCCAAGTCTCTTCTTTGCCTTTCTATGGGCATAGTTGATTGTTATAGCTTATAATTGTATACGCTTCTAAGGCTTAGGATGAGGTGTCTTCCTGTTGAAACAGTATGAAAAGGGGCACTTCAAAGAATGAGGAATGGCCTCAGAGGTGATTTTAGGAAAAGCATAACTTCGGTGATTTTAAGATCTTCCTTGTTTTTCCTCACAGTAGAAACAATAGCAACGTGATTGAACAGCAGCAGAATGGGAGTGGGAGTGGAAGGGAGTCAAGCCAGCCAAATATCTGCAAGCTAGTAATGCAAAAAGGTTATACAGTGTATTCGTATTGCTTTATTAATTGTGAGTTCCAACACAATAAAACATAGACAAAGGAAGCACAGTCCATACTGAGGTAGCTGTAGTGGACCAGTAGAGGGACTGTGAATCTCCAGTGGAACACAGCCCAGGCGCAAAGCACACATTTGATGATAGGATATATTAATTGCAGGAGTGACCAAGAAAAAGGGGATTGAATTCAAGCTGTTATACATGGCATAGGTATCTCATCAGAAAAaatgaacatcagaaaaaattggTGTGCTAACCGAAAGTTgattgttgtgggtttttttccagtttcttctgtgctttctgttctCTATTATTTTGATTATCATTTTTAGCAAGAAACTTACTTTATA
Coding sequences:
- the MPV17L gene encoding mpv17-like protein, which produces MAGPLRRFPWLGNVLLYGGLFAAGDAAQRRWRGQPPDWAQTRRVALVALAFHGNFSYVWLRALERALPGRRPPAVLGKVLCDQLLGAPVAVLAFYTGMSILQKKEDIFSDCRKKFWNTYKTGLMYWPFVQINLTSFQWLKQQ